The sequence GGCGTGGAACAGCCGCCCCGGCGGCACGGTGGCAGCGCCGGCCAGCGCGACGCAGAGCAGGGCCGGGAGCAGTGCGAGCAGACGGTGAGCCATCACGCCTCCAGGGAGCGCAGGTACTTGAGTTGAGTGGAGATCTTCTCCTCCAGCGGCATGGTCCGGAAGTCCTCGACGGAGAGGAAGCCCTGGTAGTTCCGTGCCTGCAGTTCGCTGCAGAACTGCGCGACGTCAATGACGCTGTCCGCCAGGTCCACGGTATCCCAGCGGTACTGGAGCTGCCCGCGTTCATTGCGCTCGGCCGGCACAGGCTGCCCGCCGCCGGCGTGGACATGCGCCACGTACTCGCCCAGCAGGTCCAGCCCCATCTTCGTCGGCTCGTGCCCCTGCCCCAGGCTCATGTTCGCGATGTCGAAGATGACGCCAATGTCCCGGGCGTCGAACTCGCGCACGATGTTCCACGCCTGCGAGGCGCTGCAGGTGGTGGTGTTGCGGTGAATCTCGATGACGACCCGCACGCCCAGCGAGCGTGTGATCTTCAAGGCCTCGCCCAGCGCGGCGATCGTGTCGGCGATCAGGTCGCGGTAGTTCTCGGCCGCGTTGTAGCCCCGTGGGGCGCCGATGCGGAACATGGGGATGCCCCACTTGGCGCAGCCCTCGGCCACCTTGCGCACCTCGTCAAGCTGCGTGGCGGCCATGGATGTGGCCAGGCACACGATCTGCAGGTTGAACTCCTTGCTCAGCGCGACCAGTTCCTCGCCCCGGGTGTCCAGGTTGTCGGGCGAGAAGTCATTCTTCACGTTGCCCCAGGGTGAGTACGCCTGGTCCCTGGCGGCCTCAGGAATGTAGCGGCAGCGCCACTCGGCCCCATCAAAGCCCAGCCGCGAGAGGCACTCGGCCGTCTCCCGCATGTCGTATTCAGGCATCATGACAGTCGTTGCACAGATCTTCATCGGTCTCCCTCTGCTACTTCGGAATGTGCACCAGTTCGCCACCGTCCACATGTTGACCTTGCCCGCCCGCAGAGGTCTTCTCACCCTCGGTCGGGAACAACCCTTCGGCGCGGCCGATCGCGCCCCGGACTGAGGACAGCATGAACGAACACGATCTCCGCCAGCTACTTGCTCAGGTCGCCTCGGGCGATCTGGCCCCCGACCAGGCCGTCGAACGCCTGCGTCTCCTGCCGTTCGAGGACCTCGGCTTCGCCAAGGTGGACCACCACCGCGCCCTCCGGACGGGTTTCCCGGAAGTCATCTACTGCGAGCGCAAGACGCCTGACCAAGTCGTGGAGATCGCCACCCGCATTGCGGGCATGGCCCCCTGTGTGCTGGCTTCCCGCGCTTCCCGCGAGGTCTACGAGGCCGTGGCGGCACGCTTCCCGGACGCCGAGTACCACGAGCCGGCCCGCTGCATCGTCATCGGTGAGAAGCCCACACCTCCGGAGGGCTGCCCCTCCGTGCTCGTCATCACCGCCGGCACATCGGATATCGGCGTGGCCGAGGAAGCGGCCCTCGTGGCCGAGGCCGCGGGCGTGCCGGTGGACCGCCTCTTCGACGTCGGCGTGGCGGGTCTGCACCGTCTGCTGGTGCACCATGAGAAGATGCTCCAGGCAGGCGTCCTGGTGGTCGTCGCGGGGATGGAGGGGGCGCTGGCAAGCGTCGTGGGGGGGCTGGTGGACAAGCCGGTCATCGCGGTGCCCACAAGCGTCGGCTACGGGGCGAGCTTCGGGGGCGTAGCGGCCCTGCTGGCGATGCTCAATAGCTGCGCGGCGGGGATGGCCGTCGTCAACATAGACAACGGCTTCGGGGCCGGCTACATGGCGGCCATGATCGCCAGGCTGGGCCGCAAGTAGCGGCGCGGCTCACCGCGTCAGCCGCGGTCGCCCCCCCCTCGCTCTGCGCAGGGGCACTAGCCATAGTGCTTCAGCCACTCATCGAGCGTGATCCAGGGCCCGAGCGCGTGCGCCGCCCGGCGCCGCCCGGCGATCGCGTCGTCTACCACCCGGCGCAGGCCGTCACCCTCCAGCAGCCCCAGGTCAAGCACCGGCGAGTTGCGCAACCGCGAGCGCAGGAACCCATGCCACTCCGGGGATTGGCTGAGCTGAATGCGCAGCCGGGGCCAGGCCGAGCGATCGTGGTTCCGGTAGCGGCACAGCTTCGCTCTCAGCTCCCCCAGCATGATCGAGGTCCACTCGCCGTAGTACCCGATGATCTCCCCGCAGCGGCCACCGGCGATGGGCAGGCACGTCCAGGAGCGCGGAATGGCTGCCACCTGCGCGTTCAGGAGTCGCAGTGCGCCCCCGTAGGCCCGGTGGTTGAAGCGGTACTGGGGTGGCAGCCGCAGGAATGCGGACAGCATCTCCTGGTCATGAAACGGCAGGCCTTCGTCCGTGAAGCGACCGTAGGAGGAGATGTTCAGGGCCGAGCGGTGCTTGGCGATGTTCGAGAAGGGCAGCCACGTGGCCACATCGTAGTCCGACTGAGCCCCGGCCGCGATCCCCTCGGCAGCCGCCACCAGGGCAGCCTTCCCCTCCTGCTCCACCTCGGCCAGTGAGTACCCTCGGAGCATCCGCTCCAGCCAGGGCCGCGGGGCACTGCGGAACCGGTTGAGTGTGTAGCGCACCGGGTCCACGGGTGCGGTCGGGGCCAGCGTGGGAGGCAGCAGGCGTCGGAGCCCCGAGGCGTTGCCGGTCGGCAGGCCGCGGCCGCCGAACAGCGCATCGAGGCCAAACCCGTTGAGCAGCAGGGACAGTCTCTCCTGGGCCAGCAGCGGACCGACCAGCCAGCTCTGCGCGTGATGGAAGCTGTGCATGCCGTCCCCCAGCAGCGATCCCAGTGTCACCAGCTCCATCGGGAAGGTGCGGCTCAGGGCCAGGAAGTGGTGGGGGTACCCCAGAGCCCCCGCGATCCGCCGGGCCAGCGCCACCTCTGCTCCCGGCCGCACATGCAGGGTCATGCACTGCAGGGGCGTCTCGCTGGCACTGGCGATCGCGCGCGAGTCCAGACCGGCACTGAGCATCAGCCCGATGCGCTCGTGCCCGGCGCACACCCGTCGCACGGAGTTCCGCAGGGCGGCCGCGATGCCGTGACTGTGCTCGTCCAGCGAGCTCTGCTCCGTCCACTCGAAGCGCGGGCTCCAGTAGGTCTCTGTCCGCTCTCCCCCGTCGGCAATGGTCAGGACACTCGCCGGTGGCACCTGCCGGATATGGTCATAGTAGGTCGCCGTCCCCGGGAGGAACTCGAGCACCAGGAACTCGCGCAGGCGGTCGTGGTTGAGCGTACGCGACACGCCGGGGTACTCGAGTATGAACTTCACCTCGCTGCCAAAAACCCAGGGGGACTGCGTGAGGTAGTAGAGACCACGGCTCGCCGTGCGATCGGTGACGAGGTGCAGTTCGCCCTTCGTGCGGTCGTAGATGGCGACCGCGAACGTACCATTCAGGTGGGTGGGGAAGGCCTTGCCGTACTGCTGGTAGAGCTGCAGGCACCACGCCGCGGGACGCCGCTTGTGATCAAGGTCGCTGCCGTAGAGGTAGCCGGCGAACGCGGCGACGATGTTCCCCTCGGTTGTGGTCGCGATTCTCTCGGGATCGCTGCCACCGACAGGGCTCGTGGCCGCAACGCTGTACTCGCCGGCTGTGCCTGTCTGTAGTGGGGACTGCGGCAGCTTGCAGGCCCCGGCCATCGCCTGCAGCACTCCGCCGTCGGCAGTGCTGGGTCCGAACCATCCAAGAAGCGAACTCATTGATGCTGGTCCCCTCAGGGGGATGTGGGTGCTGGCGGCGGTAGGCCGGTGTTGTGCTCAGGTTCCCCGCAGGAACGACCGCACCTCCCGGCGACGGCGCCGAGGTCTGAGCCGTCCCGCAGCGGCTCTCTCGGCGCCCAGAGCAACGGGGCCGAGCCATCTCTGGCTCGGCCCCGTCCCGTCTGCGTATTCCGTTGCTCTAGAACGTCAGCTCCATCGCCCGTGGCGGACAGACCGGCACGCACGCCTCGCACGCGATGCACTTGTCGGCATCAAACGCGATATGGCGCGTGTCGGCGTCAATGACGAGCGCCTTGGTCGGGCAGATGGTGATGCAGGCCCCGCACTCGGTGCAGCGGGCCTCGTTGCGCACCACGCCCTGCGCGATCGGCTCCACGATGACACCCCGCTTCTTCAGGCTCTTGAGGGCAGCTTCCAGCCTGGCGTCTTCGCCGGTGAAGCCGATGACCATGAGCCCTTCGCGCTGGGGCGTGATCTCCGCGCGCAGGATGTTGAAGTCCAGTTCGTACGTCTTGATCGTCTCGGAGATGATCGGCTCATCCGAGAGTTTGGGGGGGAAACGCAGCACCACACGTGTGCTCGCCATCTAGCCCACCTCCTTCAGCGTGCGCGTGCGAGCCTTGAGGTGACGTTCAGTGAAAGGCTTGAACTTCACCCCTGAGTCCACCGAGGGCAGCGTCTCCACCGGCTCCGTCAGCAGGAACTGGCCCGACTGGACCTGCTCCTTGAGCACACCGGCGATCTCCTGGGCGCGTACGTATGAGGACAGCGGCGTCGTCGGGACCTGCTTGCCCTCCACCTCGATGGTCCCCGTCTTGAGCTGGGCGTAGCTCACCTGCCCCAGCGGCCCGCGCTCGCCGTATGCATAGCCCCGGCTGTAGTCCACGATGGGGCACACGATGTCCTCGTCGCGGACGGCCGTGAACCGCGCCATGTCGGCGTCCAGGATCGGGATGGGAATGCCGATCCCCAGCGCCAGCGACACGCCGTAGCCGTACATGCTGACCCCGACGACATACCGCGGGTCCATGGCCTTGAGGTCGCCGACGGTCGCGATGGTGCCGGCCCCGCCTGTGGGCGTGCCGTTCTCGCTCCGCGTCGAGGCCGGGTCGTGCTGGGTGCCCTGCCAGAAGATGTACCCCTGTGCGCCGCCGATGAAGATGCGCGACCCGATACCGATGGTGCGGTAGTACGGGTCATTCAGCAGCGGCGAGAGCTGGCCGGCCGAACAGAAGCTGGCCGATCCGAGGTTCTTCTGGAGCACGCCCATGTACGTGTACAGGTCGCGATGCTTGTCCAGGTTCACCGCGCAGTTGTAGTTCTGATAGGCGTTACGCGGGTTGCAGATGAAGGCCTGGTTGAGGTCCGCCAGGCGGATCATCGACTCCAGCTCCCGGCGCGGATAGCAGTCCGTACCGTAGCTCTCGGCCCGCATGGCGATGTCCTTGCCGGCTACGAGGTCGGCGATCACGTGGGCTCCGCCGTAGCGGAACTCGCCCGGATGCTGGCGGTTGAGCGAGTCTCCCTCGGCCACTTCCGTCGCACCGATGTAGCAGTCCACGGCCGCCACACCGGCGTACGCGGGGACGTCGTTCAGCCACACCCGGCTCATCCTCATCCGCGGCTTGGTGTGCCCGAAGTTCAGGAACGCTCCGGACGAGCACATCGGCCCGAAGGTCCCTGTGGTGACGACGTCCACCGTCTTGGCCGCCTGCTTGGCGCCTTGCTCGGCGACGACGTCTATCATCTCCTCGGCGGTCACCACGACCGCCTTGCCCTGCTTGATCTTCTCGTTGATTTCGGCAACCGTCTTAGCCATGCCTGTGGCTCCTGTCTCCGGCGGGCGCGGAGCATGACCGCGCCGGCGCCTGTGATGATGTCCGCTCGGGGCCGCGTCCACAGCGCGCTCGCGTGCGAGCGCAGGGACGCTGACGCATGCCCATGGACATCACCACAGACCGGTCGAGAAACTGCGCTGTCATCTCCGCTATCCCTCCTTTACCAGGGAATGCTGACCATCGCCGGGCCCGCTACGGCGGCCCCACTGCCGTCAGCTCAAACTCCCCCCACACACCCATCGTCTCCCCCACGATCACCAGGGCCTGCCTCACGCCCGGGGCCGTCTGCGCCCACTCCATGGCCGCCGGCACGTCTGCCGCGCTCTGCACACGGTTCCCCAGCGCCGAGGCGAACGCATCCGCCAAGGCACCGTCGTCTGCCGCGATCAGCGCGGCATCCGCTCTCCCGAAGCTCAGCGAGTGCCCCACCGTGCCCGAGCTGGTGCAGACCCCCAGGCTACCCGCCGGGATCTTGAGCCCAAGCTTGCCGCTCAAGGGAGACTGGCCGGCCTGAATGCCGATAACTCTACTAACTTTACTGATTATATATATATCCCCACCGTTTTCAACCACTATTTGCGCCGAATGCGGCTGCAAAGCCCGGGCGACGCTCTCCGCCACCGCCCCGGCCACCGCCGCCATCGGCCCCACCCCCGCCTGCTGCGCCGCCTCGTACATGGCCCGCACGACCGGCGGACAGGCCCTGCGCGTCGGCAGTGGCTCGAGGCTGGTCAGGAACCGACGGTCCAGGCCGATCTCCTGCTCGATGTCCTCACGCAACGCGCGCACGATCGCGAACCCCCGCGCTGCCTGGTCGCTCTCGGCGCTGACCAGCAGGTCAGTCTCAGCGACACACACACGGAAGCTGACGAGGTCGTCAGACCCGGCCTGGTTGCGGTACACCCGTGGCTGGAACATGGTCCGCACATGCGACGACACGCCCGGCGGCACCGGACGTGGTGGGATGTCGGCACTATACCACAGGCCCCCGGTCTCGGCAAGCGCCCAGGCCGCCGGGCTCACCTCGCAGGCAGGAACGACAGGCCCTGCCGACCAATCATCCCGTCATCGTTCTGGCCAACGTCGTATCCAGACCGCTTCGCGTCGGAGGCTGCCCATGCCCGAGGTCCGCTTTGACCGCATGGTCCCGTCGGAAGTCGTGGCGCGACGAGACGCCCGCAGCCTCGCCTATCTCCCTGTCGGCTCCCTCGAGTGGCATGGCCCCCACATGCCCTTTGGCACGGACTACATGACCGTAGGCTACCTCGCCGAACAGGCCGCCTCGCGTTTCGGGGGCGTGGCCTTCCCGCCTGTCTACTACGGCGATGTCCGCTACATCCTGCAGGAATGCCGTCAGGAGTGGCGGCGCAGCTACCAGCAGGCCATGCGCGTTTCGGAGGGCGCCCCGGCAGCCTTCCCGCTCCAGGCCCACGATGGCTCACCCGGCTACGACTGCCCCACTGCCCCCGACGACGGCGAGCCGGCCGAGCACCCCCTGCCCTTCGACAAGGCCGGCATGGAGCAGCGCTTCGCCGAGAGCCTCGCGGCGATCCTGCTCTCGATCCACCTGTACGGCTTCCGCCACATCATCCTGCTTCCCGGCCACGGCCCCAACCCGGCCTACTGCCGGCGCGCTGAGGACATCTACGCCCAGAACGTTCGCCGCCGCGCTTCCTTCGGCGAGCCCGCCCGCACCATGACGTGGTTCTACATCGAGGCCGCCAAGGAGTTCGAGCCCTGGCTTGCCCAGTTCTGGATCCACGCCGACAAGTGGGAGGGGTCATTGACGATGGTGGCGGCGCCGGGGACGGTCAAGCCTGAGTGCCTGCCCCAGGACCGCTCGGAGTTGGCCCCCGCCTATCTGGGCCATCCGTACCTTCACGAGGACACAGGCTACAGTGAGGAGTACAAGCACCTGTGGGAGGGGTTCGACGCTCTCGACCCGCGCAACGACACCAACGAGACCTATGGGCGACAGCAGTGGGAGGGGATCATCGAGCGGTTCGGCGAGGCCGTCGAGCAGTGGCTGACCAACCAGGGATCCGGCTAGTCGCCGTTGCCGTTACCCTTGACCCTCGACCCCTGACCCTCGTCCCTATCCCCCTACCGGGCTGGACGCAAGGTGTGTCGTCGCTGCAGGGTCTCGATGGCTTCGAGAACCCTCCCCGTGCCGATCGCGACGGACGACATGGGGTCATCGGCGACGTGGACGGGGATCTGGGTCTCCATCTGCAGGATCAGGTCAATGCCGCCGAGCAACGCGCCCCCGCCGGTGAGGGTGATGCCCCGCTCAATGATGTCGGCAGCCAGCTCCGGCGGCGTCTTCTCCAGGATCGTCTTCACCGCGGCCACGATCTGGGAGACGCTCTCGAAGAGCGCGTCGCGCACCTCAATGGAGCTGACGGTGACGGTCTGCGGGAGACCGGAGACGATGTCCCGCCCCCGCACCTCCATCTCCTGTTCCCCGTTCGTCTTGCACGCCGACCCGATCTGGATCTTGATGTTCTCGGCCGTGCGCTCACCGATATCCAGATTGTAGACCCGCCGGATGTGGCGAATGATCGCCTCATCGAGTTGGTTGCCGCCCACCCGCAGCGAGTCGCTGACAACGATGCCGCCCAGGGAGATGACCGCGATGTCGGTCGTGCCCCCACCGATGTCCACGACCATGTTCCCGCCGGGGTTGGCGATGGGGAGCCCGGCCCCGATGGCGGCGGCCATGGGCTCCTCGATGGGGTAGGCGTCGCGGGCGCCGGCCGCACGCGCAGCGTCCAGAGCGGCGCGCTGCTCCACGCTGGTGGCGCCCGAGGGGATACACACAACGACGAGGGGCTTGAACAGGCGGGCGCGGTTCCCGCAGGCCTTGCGGATCAGGAAGGCCAGCATGTCGCGGGTCACGGAGTAGTCCGCGATGACGCCGTCGCGCAGGGGGCGAATGGCCACGATGGTGCCGGGCGTGCGCCCCAGCATCTCGCGCGCGTCCTCCCCCACCGACAGCACCCGCCGCGTGGCCTTGTCTATGGCAACGACCGACGGCTCGCGCAGAACGACGCCCCGCCCCCGCGCGTACACTACGATGTTGGCTGTCCCCAGATCAATCCCCAGACGCTCGCCCAGGCCTAGCATACGGCCTCCTCGATGGCGTGCTGCTGGCGATGGACCTGTGCGCCCAGGGAGGTCAGTTTGCCCTCGAAGTCCTCATAGCCCCGGTCGAGCTTGTCCGCACCCGATACCTCCGTGTGGCCGTCGGCCGCCAAGCCTGCCAGCACCAGCGCCGAGCCGGCGCGCAGGTCGGTCGCGACCACCGGCGCCCCCGAGAGCTTCTCGACCCCGCGAATGATCGCCACCCGGTCCTTGACCTGTATGTCGGCACCCATCCGCAGCAGTTCATCGGTGTACGTGAACCGCATGTCGAAGATCGTCTCCTCGATGACGCTCGTGCCGGTGGCAATGCACCCGACTACGGCCATGTTCGGCTGCAGATCGGTGGGGAAGCCCGGGTAGGGGTTGGTGGTGATCTCCACGCTGCTGGGCCGGTTGACGGCTCGCAGGCGGATGGCATTGCCCTGACGCTCGATGTGGGCTCCGGCTTGCTTCAGGTCCGGCAGCACGACATCCATGTGCTCGGGCACGCAGTGCGTGACGGTGACGTCGCCCCGGGTGATCAGTCCGGCGATCAGGAAGGTCCCGGTCTCCATGCGGTCGGCAATCGCCGTGGCCTGCCCCGGTGCCAGCCGCTTCACCCCGCGAATGACCAGCCGCGAGGTCCCCATTCCCTGAATGTCAGCTCCGCACGACTGCAGGAACTGCTCGCAACTCACGACTTCGGGCTCCCGAGAGGCGTTCTCGATGATCGTGACGCCCTCGGTCAGCACGGCGGCCAGGAGCAGATTGACGGTTGCCCCGACGCTGCGGGTGCGGCCGTCCAGCAGCAGCTCGGTGCCCTGCAGGTGGGCGCCGCGCGCATGCATGACCCCACCCTCGATGCGGACATCGGCCCCCAACTCCCGGAACCCCTTGATGTGGTAGTCCACCGGCCGTTGCCCGAGCACGCAGCCCCCGGGCAGCGGCACCTCGGCCTCGCCGAACCGGGCCAGCAGCGGTCCGGCTACGTAGAACGAGGCCCGCATGGCGCGCATCAGTTCATCCGGGGGGGCGAGGGAACTGATGTTCGAGGCGTCAATCTTCAGACAGTCCCGGCCGACGAAGGTGCAGCGAGCGCCCAGCGCTCGCAGCAACTCAATCATGATCAGGACATCGGTGATCTGGGGGACGTTCTCGACGACGGTCTCGCCCTCAATCAGCAGGGCGGCGGCGAGGAGCGGCAAGCTTCCGTTCTTGGAGCCACTGATGCGGACTTCGCCCTGCAGCGGCCGACCCCCGACAATGTGGAGCGTGTCCACCGGCGGTCCCTCTCTTTCCCACGAATGCTGCTGCGTTTGCTGTGCGCCGGGGCACTGATCCGACCCTCTCGCGCAACCACCCGGCACGATGCTGTGCTGCGATTATGACTGCGTTGTGGACAGAGGCGGAAATGGCGTTGCAGACGGATACCCGCGTGGCCGGGCCGTGGTCTGCGGGGCGTGGCAACTCGCCGCACCGGCGGCGGTTAAGGGCATGTTACCCCAAACCACACAGGGTGTCAATGCGGCGGCTCACCGGCGACGCGCAGGCGGTTGATGGCCCGCAATAGCGCCGCCTCAGCCCGGTTGAGGTCCACTTGGGGGCTCTTCCGCTGTGCCAACCGCTCTCGCGCACGCCCCACCGCGGCACGGGCACGGTCCACATCAATCCCCTCCGCCGGCTCCGCCGCGTCGGCCATGACCGTCACCCGACCGTCCCGGAGGTGCAAGATCCCGCCGGCCAGGGCGAAGTGCCGCCAGTCCGATCCCCTGCGCACCCGCAGGTCGCCGACCCCGAGCTGTGAGATCAACGGCGCGTGGTGTGGGAGCATCCCGAAGTAGCCGTCGAGACCGGGCGCCACTACGCCGTCGGCCTCACCCTCGAAGGTGATCCCGTCGTGTGTCACTATCTCAATGTGGAGTTGCTTCGCCATGGTATCAGTACTGCGCGTCCGCGGCCGTGCCGCGTGCGCGGGCGTGTCCTCACGCCCGCGATCCGCAGGCCGCCACAGGCCGCGCGCGTGAGGACACGCGCGCCCACGCGGTCCCTGCGCCGCCCACGCGGTCTCTAGACCGTCACTTCCTGCGCCTTCTTGCGTACGTCGTCGGCCGTGGCCACCATGCGGAAGGCGCTCTCGGGCAGGTTGTCCATCTCCCCGGCCAGGATCTCCTCGAACCCGGAGATGGTGTCCTCGATGTTCAGGTAGGCGCCCGGCATGCCCGTGAAGACCTCCGCCACAAACATCGGCTGGGTCAGGAACTGCTGGATGCGCCGGGCGCGCGCCACGACGACCTTGTCGTCCTCACCCAGCTCATCAATCCCGAGGATGGCGATGATGTCGCGCAGGTCCTTGTACCGCTGCAGGATCTCCTGCACGCCGCGGGCGACCCGGTAGTGCCGCTCGCCCACGACCTGCGGGGACAGCATGCGCGAGGCCGAGTCCAACGGGTCCACCGCCGGGAAGATCGCCTGCTCGAACAGCTCACGAGACAGATGGATGCTCGCATCCAGGTGCGCGAACGTGGTGGCCGGCGCCGGGTCGGTGTAGTCGTCCGCCGGGACATACACGGCCTGCACCGAGGTGATCGAGCCTTTGAGGGTCGAGGTGATGCGCTCCTGAAGCTGCCCCATCTCGGTCGCCAGCGTGGGCTGGTAGCCTACGGCCGACGGCATGCGCCCCAGCAGGGCCGAGACTTCGGCCCCCGCCTGGGTGAAGCGGAAGATGTTGTCCACAAACAGCAGCACGTCCTGGCCGGCGACGTCGCGGAAGTACTCCGCCATCGTCAGGGCCGTCAGCCCCACCCGCAGGCGGGCGCCGGGCGGCTCGTTCATCTGACCAAACACCAGGCATGTCTGGGGCAGGACGCCGGATTCCTTCATGTCCAGCCAGGTGCCGTTGCCCTCGCGGGTGCGCTCCCCCACCCCGCCGAACACTGACACGCCCTCATGGCCGGTGGCGACGTTGTGGATCAGCTCCATGATGAGCACGGTCTTGCCCACCCCCGCGCCGCCGAACAGACCGATCTTGCCGCCGCGGGGGAACGGGCACAGCAGGTCAATGACCTTGATCCCGGTCTCGAACTGCTCGAGGGCGACCGACTGCTCCTGCAGCGGCGGGGGCTCCCGGTGGATCGGCATGACCTCCGCGTCCACCTGCGGCATGCCGTCAATCGGGTTGCCGAGCACGTCGAACATGCGCCCGAGGGTCTGCGGGCCGACCGGTACCGAGATCGGGGCGCCGGTGTCCTCGCCGACCATGCCCCGCACCAGCCCGTCCGTCGAGGCCATCGCCACGCAGCGGACCAGGTCGTCGCCCAGGTGCTGGGCCACCTCGACCACCAGATCAATGTGCTTGGCCTTATCCTGGATGCGGACGGCGCTGAGCAGCTTGGGTAGCTCCCCCGCCGGGAAGCGGAGGTCCACCACGGGTCCGCGTACTTGTGCGACTTTGCCAGCCATGTTAGTCCTCTTCATCGGTCGCGTGGCTGGGCGTGTCCCCACGCCCCAAACGTCGCTCACACTGCGCGCGTGGCGACACGCGTGCCCACGCGCTCTGTATCCTCAGTCTTCCTGCGACAGGGCGTCAGCGCCGCTGACGACCTCCAGCAGCTCGGTCGTGATCCCCGCCTGCCGTGCCCGGTTCAGATCGCGCACCAGGTTCTGGCGCAGCTCTGCCGCGTTTTCCGTGGCCGCCGACATGGCCGTCATGCGGGCGGCCTGCTCGGCTGCGGCTGCCTGAAGCATCATGTTGACGATCTGCGCCTCGACCGTGCGAGGCAGCAGTCCCGCCAGCAACTGCTCAGCCGGCGGCTCGAAGATGTACTCGCCCGTGGACGTCTCCGCCCCGTCGCTCCCGACAATCGGCAGCAACTGCTGCAGCCGCGCCGGGCGCCGCAACGGCGAGATGAACTCAGTGTAGATCATGTCCAGACGGTCAATGCGCCCGGCGTCGAACAGGCCTCGGGCCGTTCGCGCCCCCTGCACCGCCTCCCGGCTATCGCCGGTGCCCGGCGCGGCCATGCTGAACACGTCATTCCAGCCCCGCCGTCGCGCGAACTCCGTCGCCCGGGCCCCCACGGTCAGCACCGTCACCGGCACATCCTGGTCGGCCATGTACTGCTCAGCCAGACGGAAGATGTTGGCGTTGTGGCTCCCGGCCAGGCCCTTGTCCCCTGCCACGATGATGAGCCCGACGTTCTCCACTGTCCGCTCCTGCAGATACGGGTGCAGGTCGGCGGGCACGTGGGCGGCCACGTCGGCGGTGATCTCCGACAGGCGGCGCAGATACTCGCGGCTCGACTCCACGCGCGGCTGGACGCGCTTGAGACGGCTCGCCGCCACCATCTGCATGGCGCGAGTGATCTGCCAGATATTGCCGACGGTCTTGATCTTCCGCCGGATGACTCTCAGGTTGGCGCCCATGCTCTCCAGGGGTCTGTCCCCGTGAGACCGGCCGCACCGGTCTCTGAGGGGGCTGACCCCGACTCCTAGTCCTGATCTTGACTGCCGGGGTCAGCCCCCTGCGGGGACAGACCCCTCCCGCCTAGCTCGCCTGCTTCTGCGTCCGCTGGCGCAGGAAGTGCTGGATCGCCTCGCGCAGCGCCTCGCCGTCGGCGTCGTCCAGCCTGAGTGTCTCCGTCAGTCGCCGCACCAGCTCAGGGTACGCCTCGTGCACGAACTTCACGAGCTGCGGCGCCAGCGCGTGGACTTCCTCCACCTCGACCTGGTCCCACAACCCCTGCGTGCCCGCGTAGATCGTGATGACCTGGTCCACGACCGACACCGGCTCGTACTGGTTCTGCTTCAGCAGCTCCATCATGCGGCCGCCGCGCGCCAGCGTCGCGCGCGTGTTGGCGTCCAGATCGGACGCGAACTGCGCGAAGGCGGCGAACTCGCGATAGCTGGCCAGGTCGAGTTTGAGCCGACCCGCGACCTGCTTCATGATCTTGGTCTGCGC is a genomic window of bacterium containing:
- the murA gene encoding UDP-N-acetylglucosamine 1-carboxyvinyltransferase; translation: MDTLHIVGGRPLQGEVRISGSKNGSLPLLAAALLIEGETVVENVPQITDVLIMIELLRALGARCTFVGRDCLKIDASNISSLAPPDELMRAMRASFYVAGPLLARFGEAEVPLPGGCVLGQRPVDYHIKGFRELGADVRIEGGVMHARGAHLQGTELLLDGRTRSVGATVNLLLAAVLTEGVTIIENASREPEVVSCEQFLQSCGADIQGMGTSRLVIRGVKRLAPGQATAIADRMETGTFLIAGLITRGDVTVTHCVPEHMDVVLPDLKQAGAHIERQGNAIRLRAVNRPSSVEITTNPYPGFPTDLQPNMAVVGCIATGTSVIEETIFDMRFTYTDELLRMGADIQVKDRVAIIRGVEKLSGAPVVATDLRAGSALVLAGLAADGHTEVSGADKLDRGYEDFEGKLTSLGAQVHRQQHAIEEAVC
- a CDS encoding F0F1 ATP synthase subunit epsilon: MAKQLHIEIVTHDGITFEGEADGVVAPGLDGYFGMLPHHAPLISQLGVGDLRVRRGSDWRHFALAGGILHLRDGRVTVMADAAEPAEGIDVDRARAAVGRARERLAQRKSPQVDLNRAEAALLRAINRLRVAGEPPH
- the atpD gene encoding F0F1 ATP synthase subunit beta, which codes for MAGKVAQVRGPVVDLRFPAGELPKLLSAVRIQDKAKHIDLVVEVAQHLGDDLVRCVAMASTDGLVRGMVGEDTGAPISVPVGPQTLGRMFDVLGNPIDGMPQVDAEVMPIHREPPPLQEQSVALEQFETGIKVIDLLCPFPRGGKIGLFGGAGVGKTVLIMELIHNVATGHEGVSVFGGVGERTREGNGTWLDMKESGVLPQTCLVFGQMNEPPGARLRVGLTALTMAEYFRDVAGQDVLLFVDNIFRFTQAGAEVSALLGRMPSAVGYQPTLATEMGQLQERITSTLKGSITSVQAVYVPADDYTDPAPATTFAHLDASIHLSRELFEQAIFPAVDPLDSASRMLSPQVVGERHYRVARGVQEILQRYKDLRDIIAILGIDELGEDDKVVVARARRIQQFLTQPMFVAEVFTGMPGAYLNIEDTISGFEEILAGEMDNLPESAFRMVATADDVRKKAQEVTV
- the atpG gene encoding ATP synthase F1 subunit gamma produces the protein MGANLRVIRRKIKTVGNIWQITRAMQMVAASRLKRVQPRVESSREYLRRLSEITADVAAHVPADLHPYLQERTVENVGLIIVAGDKGLAGSHNANIFRLAEQYMADQDVPVTVLTVGARATEFARRRGWNDVFSMAAPGTGDSREAVQGARTARGLFDAGRIDRLDMIYTEFISPLRRPARLQQLLPIVGSDGAETSTGEYIFEPPAEQLLAGLLPRTVEAQIVNMMLQAAAAEQAARMTAMSAATENAAELRQNLVRDLNRARQAGITTELLEVVSGADALSQED